The Hippopotamus amphibius kiboko isolate mHipAmp2 chromosome 3, mHipAmp2.hap2, whole genome shotgun sequence genomic interval CACTGGAGTCAAAAAGTATGTCACCttttttgtcttcttgttttctccactgtataagGCCAGTGAACTTCACGCTCTAAACATGCCACTCCTGAATTTGAATTCTAGATGAGGGTTACCTATATCATTAAAGGAATTCTATTTagaagagtgtgtatgtgtgtgtgtgtgtgtgagataggACAAACTTTGTATCTCTCTTCTGATTTTGCTGAGGTCAAAGAGAAGCTAAATCACTTAGCTGCCCTTGATCTGAGTTGCTTACCCTTGATCAGGAAGGACACTCCCGGAAGTGATACTCTTCACTGTCTCCTGTGATGTTTTGGTGTGCTTTGTTAGACACGATGCATTGTAGGTATTTCTTTAATAGCCCTTTGGGATTCCTTCCATACAGTAGCCCAGAAATATGTACCTCAGTCTCCAAAGACACAGTTAGAATTCATTTGgtgtatggggatatatgttaaTTAGGATATAATAATATGAGgagtattttattaaaagttgGCTCTCTTAATGGATCTAAGTCACAGTATGATTATTAAATATGTCTGATAATAGAAATTCTCCAAATTGTACTAATTAGACTTTTCTAGAATGTATCATGTGGTCCATAATTTTCTTCCTTACTGTATGTTCTTCTCTCTGTCCAAGCtatccttccttttctcattcATTAGGAAACTCCTATCAGGCTTTGGTGTTATGGCTTGAATTGCATCCTCTCAAAATTCTTTTGTTGGTGCTGTAACCCCCACtaactcagaatgtgactgcatttgcaGATAGGTCCTTAATAGacatgattaagttaaaatgagatgattgggatgggccctaatccaatattaCTTGTGTCTTTATTAAAAGagaaactggaaatttgtacattCAAAGAGATATCAGGAATGCTtgtgcacagagaaaagaccatgtgaggaaaAAGCAAGggggtggccatctacaagcagAACAAATAAACCctgatggcaccttgatcttggcctttTATCCTCCTATActattttatcacaatttctaaaatcccacaagaacataatcatcttcatttttcttaaatggaaGTTCCTTTGTGAAGAGATATCATGGTATCCTAGAATTTATCAGGAAGACGAGGTTCTTGACAAAGGTTGTGCTTTTAActaactctgtgaccttgagcacattaCGTCCCCACTCTATTCATTAATTCCTTCATCTGATGAAGAAAGAACTCAGCCCATTCGTTTCTAAGGTAGTTTTTACATCCAACATTTctatgactaaaaaaaaaaaaaaatgtatatatgtgagtTTGGAGCCTGAGCAATCAGTAGTTAACTCTTCAAAGAAACTGTAATAGTGAAATGCTAACTTAATCACCTTTGTAGTGTGAGCCTGACAGTTAGACACTGCAATCTTGTTTCTAATTTCTGGAATCTAATCCCCCTGCAGCTTCTCTTGCCTTCATCCCTACCCTACTGATGGTAGCCCCTGCCCACATTTTCAGGGATGGTGATGCCTCCCTAAACAATATGTTTCTTACTGCCCTGGTAAAATGATGGTCTTGGAGCCCTTGGATGAGCAAGGGGAGAAGCTACGAGGGTGACATTTAGGCAGTGGTAGAGCAGCTTACACGTAATGGGTCATTTATAACATTTCAATCTTCCATCCTCAATTGTATGGCAGGTTGATCTGACATTCTGATTTCAAATCTCAAACCCTTGGTGAGTGTTCCTGTGCCAATAAATTTAGCCATAGGAAACAATATTTCATTGCCCTTGGTCCCATGCTCTTAGAATCCACTCCTGTAGATATTCCCCAGACTCTTGCCAACATTCACTGGTGATGTTCTGTAATTCTTACCAGACCAAGTTTACCATTTCACTGTCTGGGTTATGTTGATTTTTAAGTTTCACCAAAAACTCAGAAGCAATGAAGGGTGATGGGGTTGGGTGTTAAGGAGAATTGTATCTTCATGTGTTCAACCCTCCCAGGTATGGTCAATAACAGACCTTCATATTGGGGAAGTTCagatgagcagaaggaaagcgTTTTGAAAAGAGACTTAAAGATTTGAGATTAAAAACTCTCAgacttctccttctctccccaaaTGCCCCTATCTTATGTCTCAGAACCTTGCTCTTTTCCGGTCAGTACTTTAGCTTTCCGTTAAATACCAGGAAAGTTTAACCATTTATTAAGGGAAGCAAACCCTGCACTGCTACAGTTGGGCCATAGCATTCATCCTCAAATATAGCTCTCCAAGGACCAGAGGAAGTGAGAGACATTTTCAAAGCTGTATTTAAACTTGTGGCTGCCTGTTTGTTTTATCAGTTGAATAGTCCCAGATTGCAGCAGAAGCCACCTCACCCCGTGATATTTGTAATCTCTATTTGCATGCTTCTGTGCCACAGGAATTGATCCCTCAATGCCATGCCCTCCACCTGTCCTTTATTCCATGATGCCACTGTTGATGTCACTGTTGATGTTGATTTAAGTAAGTTTGATGCCACTGGATGCTATAGGTTACCAGTGTCCCATTTCTCACCACAATGGCCTTGTGTGTCTAATCATCAAAAACACGTAAACAATCCAATTCCATTTGAATATTTATCTCCTGGGACTACTTCTAAGATCAGGATCAATTATGAACCTGGCAGATAGAAGATAGCCACTTAAACTGGTTAATTCGGAGAGGGctttaaaggaataaataaagcaattattACAAAGGGATGTGTGTAGTTTAGGGAATGCTCAAAGAAGAGTATAATAACTCTAGAACTAATAACTTCTGAAATCTCTTACCTCCTCTTTTTCTAAAGGGGCAAGAAGAGGAACAGGTTATGAGCACTGAAGGGAGAGCTTTGAAAAGAGTCAACCAACAAGGTTTACGGTCTAGGTCCAGGAATGCAGACAGCTGTGGCATTGCTGCAAGAAAGCAGCCTAGGAAAAATCACTCTGACCTCATTCTCTCCTCTGGCAGTGACAGCCAACTGGCTAAACTCATTAAGTAGATGGAGAACAAAGGAGTCCACTGATGCAGTTAGTACAACTGAGCATCTTGGAGCAAAGAGGAGGTTAAAAGAATGGAGAATGAATTTAGAAGAACAAAGGGAAGTTATTCAATATGTATCAAAAATCTCAGTATCACTGAACATATGCTTTAATATGCAGATGaaaacatatgaatatatatagtatacataatAGATGGATACACATATGTTTAGTTTGGCATCTACACaactcaagagaaatgagaatgaaaattcTGACTGATTATGTTTTCACTAGGGAATACTAGtctcaaaaaaaatgtttctctcttttattaaTGTCCAATTTCTTAACACACAGTTTTATTTAATTGCTATGAAATCTTGAGAGTTTGCAGGAATCCACAACCATGGGGATGCAGAAACTGTTATAAATGATTCTGAGACAGGCACGCATAAATTCTGTTCAGGTGAGCGTGCTCTGATAATTTTAGGTAAGTTTCCTAAATCATGATGTTAGAGGCATCCTCTTCataatctaatttttttcatctagttgttattattaacattaaaatttttaaaggtaaaaattataaaagcagtaaaaattttaaataatgcataAATTTATAGTACTACATTCCTTATGCAGTATACATAAATTACACTTAAAATTAACTCTTTAGAATATTGTTATATGTTATTTCTTACTGTAAATTATGTGTAAGACACAGGTAATCCTGTGTACTTTATAATCCCATCATTGTATATCACCCCTCTCTATGCATTTTTCCCAACCttttgtatgtatcttttttccttataatttacTGAGTATTTTCTTATGCCTCTAGGTATAGTGTGAGGTATGAATCTAGAATGACTGTGGAAAGTTCCAATATATGGAAGCACCAAGaaatactttactttttaaaaatatattaaaaataggtaAGTCTAGCAGCATTGACATtcatgcactaccaaatgtaaaatagatagctagtgggaagttgctgcacaacacagagagatcaaccaACCCAATGGTTGAtactagaggggtggggtagggagggtgaggggtaggctcaagagggaagggataaggggatatatgtataaatacaactttgttgtacagaggaaactggcacaacagtgtaaagctattaaactccaataaagattgaaagaaaaaaatagcatttgatataaacaaaaaaataaactttaagctACGAAGTCACACATTTAGTGAAAAAGGAAATAGACGTTATGAATAGCATCAAAGTACAACCAAACAGAACTTCTAAGTCcatctttcctttatttaaacaATCATTCCTAAAGGGAATAATTATAAGCAACCTTGTACTATGgctccattctctacatctactcTCGTCCAAGTTCCAGCTGCTCCCTTGAGAGGGACAAGGTGGTGTCTACATTTTACACTGTGCCCTTCACCACATTGAACCCCAtgatctacagtctgaggaataAAGATGTGAAAGAGGCCCTGAAAAAACTCTTCAGGTTAACATAATCCAAAGTCTAAATTGACATAAATTTCTCAAATCAGTGCTCAATGAAAATAAACTGCTTCAGGGGAAGATTGGAGAAAGATATTAAAGAATACATGTTTGAAAAAGATTTTGTTTGTATTAGTGTTTTGCTTTAGTGACCAGATTATATTCTATGCTATAGAATAGGTtcaatttaatattaatataatttttagaaactaGCATCCAGGTTTAATGCAAAATAgaagcatataaatatatatatatatgtatgtatgtgtgtgtgtatatatatatatatatatatatatatatctggaaTCCAAAAGActtgaattttactttattatttcctctaCGTTGACCCAATTTATTTTCCCTACTCAATGGCATTTAGGAGAGTGAATAAAATGTTATATCGATTCTGGAGGTTTGAGGAATACACCACTAATCTTTCTGGTCCAGTACTTATATCTTCTGTGGAAATGGAAGAGTAAGGAGTGTTAACAATATTGTGATGAAAACAGAGAGGGCAATGGCGTGTTACCTAATGAGtacagatgaaaagaaagataagaagtATCAGCTAGTACAAATGGTGAAGAGGCTGTaactatttgttttaaatttttactttaaatgcattttctaaaTGTGCTCACTGCCACAATAGCTAAAGTCTTTCAATAACAGAGTTCTAACTTATGCAGTACAAGCTGCTCATTCATCATAGGTAACTACCAATCCTTAATTTCCAGGGTTGTAAACAGTATCAAAAGAAAACACCGACTAAACCTGCCATGCACTAAATATGGAGCTGTAAGTTTCTTTGTACTTAAAAATCTTtcggtgcaaaaaaaaaaagcactgggtCAAGAATATAGTGGGCCTTTTCtttattggttggttggtttgagcttgttttccttgaagttatTTTTCTTCAGGGACTATGTGGTGGTATGAAATGAGGAAGAATAAGGCAGGCTAACTCTCTGTAAGACAGCTCTCGTTCAGGGTTATACACAATCCTAGAAACACATATTTCTCCATGATTTAACAagatgtttgtttgcttgttttcaatCTAAACAACTCTTAAACATTTTGCCTAATATTAAATTGAtgtaaaagacacaaattaacaAAGATATTTTCAATATACATTTAAGAGCTCTATGAATGAATATTGAGGGAATTCCTTgctgaaaataaatgtgtatgaaaTCTTGAGTAAATTTCCAGAAATTTAGCCCCTCCAAATATTTTCCCCACAGAATAAAGTTTGCTAAGATTGAATGTTAAATTATGTGCACGAAAACCATCTaattccattttttctctttctaagatCTCCAAAAGATAACAAAGCagataaattttatgaaaatctaGTATGGTAAGcataatataatattttgaacCATCAAACAACCCAATATTACAGGTTTAAAATAGTTTAAttgtaacaaaataataataaaaaataaaaatggtttgaTCAAGATTCCATTAATTATAACCTGTTGTATTTACTTGATATATGGCACCATTTGCAAACATACTTATAAGCTAATAATTTGGGAAATGCAATGAGAACATTCTGCAAAACAATCACCTTCATCTCTGAGGCCTTATGATCTGTGTGGCTTTCCAGAAGGCctctttaacatttttgtttctcaGGCTATAGATGAGAGGGTTGAGCAATGCATTGACCACAGTGTAGAACAGAGATGGCACTTTGTCTCTCCCCAGGGAATAGGTGGAACTAGGCCTTGAACATGCGAAGAGCAAAGATCCATAGAAGAGCATGACCGAGATGAGGTGTGaagcacaggtggagaaggccttgtGCCTTCCTGAAGCCGTGAACATCCTCAGAATAGCCAGAAGGATGTTGAAATAGGAAAGTAATATGGCAAGTATGTTGGAGAGGACTGTGAAACCCACCACACCCAGAAGGACCTTTTCATAGACCTGGGTGTCTGTACAAGACATCTTTACCAATGGTGGTGCATCACAGAAGAAGTGGTCAATGATATTTTTGCCACAGAAACTCAGGCCAAAAGTGTTGGCACTATGGACTATGGCATTCAAGAACCCTCCTATGTAGGAGCCAGCAACGAGTCCAGTACACAGAGAATGGGACATGGTACTTGAATAAAGTAATGGGTTACAGATGGCCTTGCGGCGGTCATATGCCATAGCTGCTAGGAGGTAGCACTCAGTGTAGGCtacaacacaggaaaaaaacaactgGGCTCCACATCCAGCCAAGGAAATGCACTTATCTTCTGAGACACAATTGGCCAGGATTTTGGGGGTGTACACAGAGGTGTAccagaaatccaaaaaagacagattgccaatgaaaaaatacataggtGTGTGAAGGTGGGAATCAATATGGATTAAGATAATCAAGGTCATGTTCCCTGACAAGATGATCAAATAGAGCATCAGAAGTACTGCAAATAGTATCAGCTGCAACCGGGGGTCTGACAAGAGGCCCAGTAAGATGAATTCACTCAGGATGGTGCAATTTCCAACTTCCGTGTGCAGAGTGGAGAAAGCCTCAtaagataatgagaaaaaaattagtgatttttcttttgaaagaaatgtaTCACTTAGTCATCAATCATTAGGAGGTTTATTAATCACTTATGATCTAGGTGAAGTATACAGTTTTAGTCTGGAAGACCACTGGAATTGGAGTCAAGATCTGATTTTAGAATTAGAACTTTcacttactaatttttttaatgcagggCAAGTACCTTAGTCTCATTAGCAGAGGAGCAAAATGATGACCCCTGACAAGTTGTCTCGTTGAGTTAAGAAAATATACAGGAAAACATCCAGCCAAATATCTGGCACATGATGAGCACTCAGAATATTTGAGTATTCTGTATGTATTATTGAGAAATGTGTCAGACATTGTGCTGATAAGTATACACATACCAATACACTGTACTACTCCTGCCACTATGAGTacaaatagaaacatatatatgGTCCTCACTATGTTCAGACAGTATCTGAAGTCCTATACTTAATCTACTTAATCCTTTCCACAATTTCTAAGGTGATATTATAATCCTCTGGCAACCTAAATTTCTTTACCTatgaaaagagctttaaaaactctgttttttaaacaatgattttATTCTGcacttttctctagttgatgtgacatttatatacatagaTGAAACATTTTTTGATATGGTGAATGTTGACTATTAGGAAGAACCACATTTTTGGTATCAAGGCTACACTGAGAAATCATGAATTCTTCAAGGTTTATATCTTGAAATTCCATAGCTCTCAGAGAGAAGCTGAAAGAAGGTATCTAATGTAACACACTATAGAATTAGTGCTAATGCCCCAGGATCCACCTGATGTTCCCCTGGTACAGAGGCAATGAAAGAAAGCTAAATCTAAGAAGACTGTAATTTACTTAAAtgttgaaacatttatttttgagcTAAACCAGAGATAATCTATATCTAGAGTGCAAATCTAATTTTCTACCTCAGGCTCCACTGGTGCCATTTGTTACTTAGTGAGGTAGCTTAATCTTTCCAGGATTAGGTATCCAAACATTTCAAATGTAGCTGATGGGTTCAGAGAAGATGTGACTTGATTCATGGCATGATGGTAAAAGCAACTTTAGAGTCCTGAAGACCATTTCATTTCTAATCAGTGTATAATGGACCTCTTCACATTAACACACAAAGCACAGATACTTTAGTCATACAGCCAAAGTTCCATAAACAGGCTTTAACTTAAACTTTTATAAACCTCTTTCTCACCACTTGGCTTCATCTACTAGAACTTCAACCAAACTATATTCTCACATGACTGATTCCCACACATCCTGGGAGCCTCACAATTATAGTGCTGTGCTGCTGGTCATTGGTACCACACAACATCTTTCAGAACATGCTCAAACTTGAGCAGAAATATCTTGACAGGAATTTTTAGTTATTACATGGATATGTATAAAATGGTGGGTTACAGACACCATCTCAACAGTTACTACACAATACCTCTGTTACATTATCATTTggctaaagaataaaaaaaaatctgggacttATTAAGCTCATTTTTAATAcaatataattttgtttaaaaaactaaaatatttggaCAGAACCAATTACTACTCTTATATTACCACCCTCTGAAGAggtaaataactgaaaaaataaatgttctgatCTAAGCTCAAAGTCTTCTCCAAAGAAGCGGTATTTAAATTCCCTGAAAATAAGCCCAATACCTGCCCATTGTCAGGGGTAATGAGAGAGGGGAGAGCATTTCCATGAGAGGAAGGAACATGTATCAGATCCCTCACATGAGAGTCTGGTGAGCCCAGAAACTGAGAATGGTTAACTTAAGATGGGATGGAGAGAGGAACCAGGAATGGCCATAAGAGTTATCAGCCCACAAGGCTGACTGGAAGCCATATTGGGGATGTTGGCCTTGAAACCAACACAAATGCAAACATTGCCATTATGAGGAAATAACATGAgcagatttacatttttaagatttactttggCTGCAGATCAGAAAGTGGATTGAAAGGGAGGAAAAGTTCCTCCTTAACTGGAATTTCTCTGAAACCCTTATTCCTCTATTACCTGCTGAGGCCAGTCCTCTGTTAAAGACAAGAAAGAGGCAACCAAAGTCTTGAGAACATTAGTAGGGATTGTACAAACTGGAAATTTATCCTAATAAACAAGACTCAAAGACACTCAGTCTCAATTTCTCTTTGAACCaggaatgtatatttatatagtaaATTAACGTCAAAATACTAGGAAAGTCTTAAAAACAAGAACCTTTCAAAGCATTTCTTCATAATGAAAGCATTTTACACAAGAAACTATGAAATCTTtgaaagagagaataaataattttGGTGAAAGCTttagaacattttataaaaaaaaatgcatcatatagtcatcattctgaattctgtGTGAAACATAATTGAATCACAAATTAATCACGTTATATTTTGTACCAAGtctctaatatttaaaaaaagaaagaggtaaatTTACCACAAACCAATGATCTATgtgatgaatattttttaaacgatcacaatttttttttactgattttataaCATAGAGTAAATTCTTTTATTCTACCCATGATCTGGGATGGTCTTGTGCTTTGTTTTGGCCAATAGTTTCCCACACAGgcagtgccgagaccagctcggtaactcgaggtgagtgacgggtgccgcaagcttgaagaagacacagacacagactgaagagaaaagtgggactggggggctcaagacctctcggatcaagagccccgctgactcatcccaggttgcctttattgagttcttcgcccaacattctcaggttactcccataaacaatcaaaggcctcacatgactgaggcaattatctttatttacttcctgggtccgagttgagcaggtgtggacctgagctgggggtggagagcaaaacagccctgggggcaggagacctctcccAGACAccgggggtctgtgccccacccctgctggcaCCCCTGCGACCACGCCCGTCCCAGgctgttcctcccctgaggaatcccACCCGTCCCTGGccaaccagtcatcctccagggccaaacagggcgATACAAGGAAGGCTCCATGCACCACCCCTGCTGGCCCCCCTGCGGCTGCGCCCATCCTCGGTTGCTCCCCCTCCAAGGAATCccacccgtctttggctaaccagccatccctcaggaccaaacagggcgacactagtctccacgccccgcaccctcagcccCTCCACCGCTCAAGCAGGACAccctgaatcccatcgctcggcccacatacttcaacattttcaaggtttcagaaaggttcccgaatgtctttcCACAAGGCAGCACCATGTTGATCTCAAGCCTGATTCTCAAGAGACATTCCATGCTTCTCTTCTCACTTTTGGAATTCTGACACCACCAACTAAAAAATCCTAGGTTAGCTTGCTGAAAAATGAGACAACTGGCTGCATTCTCTTTGAGACCCCAGCAGACAGCAAGCGGGAccccagacatgtgagtgagtcCATTCTTCATCACCCAGCCCTCAGTGAGCTAACAGCTAAGCTCAGACATGTCAGCAAGCCTATCTGAGAGCAGGCAGGGCTGGCATAGGCCGCTTTGCATAAGTgcactgagttcaaatcctgattccATCCCTTGATAGCTCTGCAGACTTGAGAAAGTCTTTTAAAAGCTCCAACCCACATttcttcaagtttaaaaaaataataaaatatcagtgCTATGAAGATCGAATGCATAGTCCTGTGTGTCACCAGAATATATATCCAGCTAATGGTAGCTATTTTTATTCTGAGAATAAATGATACTTGCCTATTTATAAAAtctgaatcaagaaaaataaataaggccaACT includes:
- the LOC130848683 gene encoding olfactory receptor 9G4-like, with the protein product MGAAAGGPAGVVHGAFLVSPCLALEDDWLARDGWDSSGEEQPGTGVVAGVPAGVGHRPPVSGREKSLIFFSLSYEAFSTLHTEVGNCTILSEFILLGLLSDPRLQLILFAVLLMLYLIILSGNMTLIILIHIDSHLHTPMYFFIGNLSFLDFWYTSVYTPKILANCVSEDKCISLAGCGAQLFFSCVVAYTECYLLAAMAYDRRKAICNPLLYSSTMSHSLCTGLVAGSYIGGFLNAIVHSANTFGLSFCGKNIIDHFFCDAPPLVKMSCTDTQVYEKVLLGVVGFTVLSNILAILLSYFNILLAILRMFTASGRHKAFSTCASHLISVMLFYGSLLFACSRPSSTYSLGRDKVPSLFYTVVNALLNPLIYSLRNKNVKEAFWKATQIIRPQR